Genomic DNA from Gammaproteobacteria bacterium:
CCTCGATTCGTCGCGTTCGAGCGACGCCCGCCCCCAGGCCCGGTGGAGAGCCTCCTTCTCAGTGGCGACATCCCCGTCGGCGACAAACCCAACCCGACAAACGCCGCGCTCGGTCCAGGCGACGAACACAGGCCCGAACGGTGACTCCCCGGTGCCGAAGTGGATCGTCAGCCCCGCACCCCTGCTCCGGTACTCTCCCGGCGTGACGGCTTCCACGGTTACGAAGTGATCGTGCAGCCTGCCCGGCCCGGAGAGCCCGCTGCCATGGGCGGCCGCGAGCACGGGCTCGGAGCTGTCGAGCAGCTTCTTGGCGTGCTGAACGGTGAGAAACTCGAGAAAGCGCTTGGGCGTGACGCCGGCCCAGCGCGAGAAAAGCCGGTGCAAATGGCTTTGGCTCAGACCGATGTGCGTCGCCAACTCCGCGAGTTCCGGCTGGCGCTTGCGATGCCGGGCCAGATAGCGAATGGCCGCCTCGATTCGGTCGTAGTCGGTCGTGTTCATGCGAGACTCCGGAGATCATCGATGGGAACCTCCAGTAACTTGAACACTCCTAATGCTTGAAATCGACCCGATCCTTGCCATGCGATGGCGACGCGGAAGGCTGCCCGCTGGCGTTGAGTGGTTTCCAGCGCAACGAACCGCCACCGCGCCCCGGGTGGCGCGGGCGACCAATGGGGGCCATGGCGCCGGGTGAGATTGAACGGTTCCGGCACGTCGGCGGCCTTCCCAGCGGAGGACTGACGGTTGTGGAGCGACCTGCCGGGGAAGATGACACGGGCATGTCCTATGCCGATTGTCCCCGCTGCCGATCCAGGCATTTCGAAGGGCTGGGTCGCTCTGGGCCGCGGCCTTGACGGCCGACCATCGGTATCGCGGGCGGCTTCCCAAGGCGATCCGGTACCCGACCCCTAGAGCGCCCCATCGGGCCCTCGCCTGTGCAGCATGCGGTCGGGTGGCGGCCAAGTGAGGACATTGGGCTGGTCTTCGGAGGCCCGACGATCCCGCCTTCGCGACGACTGCTTCGGTCCTGACCTCGACCGGCCTGCGCGCCCTCGGCACGGGAGATCCGCGGGGGGGCCTCCTCATACGTTCGATGGGTCTGACGAGTCCCCGCCGGACCAGGTAGGCCCGGCCTCCCTTCGTCGTGCAATAGGTCGAAAGAGACTCCGCGCGCGGTCTTTTGCGCACGAACCCGCGGCGGATCAACTGGTCGATGTAATGGCGACTACCGGATGGCGGCGGGGTGGAAGACAATCGGACCGGCCACACCGAGCGTCGATCCTTCGCCTACGTCACATTCCACGCTGCGGCGTCATGCAGGTGCAGTATGGGCTCCGAAAGCAGGTCCCAGCGGTTCTGGCAGGCACGCAGGTTCCGCCGAATGCTCCGATCGCGGTGCGGCAGCGTCTTCGATCGAATCGGCGGCATGTCTCGGGTACACGGGGAAGTTGGGCAATCTCCTGGTGCCGTCGCGCTTCGGGACGCGGAACCATGACGGCCGCCTTCGTGGTCTTGGCGCCGACCGCCACTCGTTCCCGGTCTGGTAGCCGGAAG
This window encodes:
- a CDS encoding bifunctional helix-turn-helix domain-containing protein/methylated-DNA--[protein]-cysteine S-methyltransferase is translated as MNTTDYDRIEAAIRYLARHRKRQPELAELATHIGLSQSHLHRLFSRWAGVTPKRFLEFLTVQHAKKLLDSSEPVLAAAHGSGLSGPGRLHDHFVTVEAVTPGEYRSRGAGLTIHFGTGESPFGPVFVAWTERGVCRVGFVADGDVATEKEALHRAWGRASLERDESRATTLARSIFSAPFEAESRPLTVHVRGTNFQLAVWRALLRVPPGQVVTYGRVAEEVCSAKAARATGSAVGRNPIAFLIPCHRVIRAGGIAGNYAGGVTRKRCMLAWEASRQSIGRTEMGQAGGVP